A single region of the Azospirillum fermentarium genome encodes:
- the paaN gene encoding phenylacetic acid degradation protein PaaN — translation MTHPMFEKHRATLDAAVDAVRSRGYWSPYSEAPSPRAYGETAAADGKAAFDALLGARFALDQPGQQGWLGGERSPYGIDLGVEYPVCDTDALIAAAQKAMAGWEAIGAAGRTGVCLEMLDRLNRQSFAIAHAVMMTTGQGWMMAFQAGGPHAQDRGLEAVAYAWIEQSAIPAEARWEKPQGKNPPLVMTKQYRIVGRGVAVVVGCGTFPTWNTYPGLFAALATGNPVIVKPHSNAILPAALTVRILREVLAENGLDPNLVTLCVAKDRKATQDLVTRPAVKSVDFTGSNVFGQWLLDNCRQASVYAELAGVNTIVIDSTADYKGMLRNIAFTLSLYSGQMCTTSQAILVPAGGIATDQGPKSYDEVCTDLAKAISGLLSKPEVAHAVLGAIQSADTLGRTDDANAGKLGRVILASERLENPEFPKAAVRTPVLLACDAADEALYMEERFGPISFIVKTAGTAASAQLAERIIATHGALTLGVYSSNDAFLDAMTEVSCRAKVALSINLTGGVFVNQSAAYSDYHGTGGNPAANASYSNAAFVANRFCVVQRRFHV, via the coding sequence ATGACCCACCCGATGTTTGAAAAGCACCGGGCCACGCTGGACGCCGCGGTGGATGCGGTGCGCAGCCGCGGCTACTGGTCCCCCTACAGCGAAGCCCCCAGCCCGCGGGCCTATGGCGAAACCGCAGCCGCAGATGGCAAGGCGGCGTTCGACGCCCTGCTGGGCGCCCGCTTCGCGCTGGACCAGCCGGGGCAGCAGGGCTGGCTGGGGGGCGAGCGTTCGCCCTATGGCATCGACCTCGGCGTCGAATACCCGGTGTGCGACACCGACGCGCTGATCGCCGCCGCGCAGAAGGCCATGGCCGGATGGGAAGCCATCGGTGCGGCCGGGCGCACCGGCGTGTGTCTGGAGATGCTGGACCGGCTGAACCGCCAGAGCTTTGCCATCGCGCACGCGGTGATGATGACGACGGGGCAGGGCTGGATGATGGCGTTCCAGGCCGGCGGCCCGCACGCCCAGGACCGCGGGCTCGAAGCCGTGGCCTATGCCTGGATCGAGCAGAGCGCCATCCCCGCCGAGGCGCGCTGGGAAAAGCCCCAGGGCAAGAACCCGCCGCTGGTGATGACCAAGCAGTACCGCATCGTCGGGCGCGGCGTGGCGGTGGTGGTCGGCTGCGGCACCTTCCCCACCTGGAACACCTATCCGGGGCTGTTCGCCGCACTCGCCACCGGCAACCCGGTGATCGTGAAGCCCCACAGCAACGCCATCCTGCCCGCAGCGCTGACCGTGCGCATCCTGCGCGAGGTGCTGGCCGAAAACGGGCTGGACCCCAACCTCGTCACCCTGTGCGTGGCCAAGGACCGCAAGGCGACCCAGGATCTGGTCACCCGCCCGGCGGTGAAGTCGGTGGATTTCACCGGCAGCAACGTGTTCGGCCAGTGGCTGCTGGACAACTGCCGGCAGGCGTCGGTCTATGCCGAACTGGCGGGGGTCAACACCATCGTCATCGACAGCACCGCCGACTACAAGGGGATGCTGCGCAACATCGCGTTTACCCTGTCGCTCTATTCCGGCCAGATGTGCACCACGTCCCAGGCCATCCTGGTTCCCGCCGGCGGCATCGCCACCGACCAGGGGCCGAAGAGCTATGACGAGGTGTGCACCGACCTCGCCAAGGCCATCAGCGGCCTGCTGTCCAAGCCCGAGGTGGCGCACGCCGTGCTGGGCGCCATCCAGTCCGCCGACACGCTGGGCCGCACCGACGACGCCAACGCCGGCAAACTGGGCCGCGTGATCCTGGCCTCCGAACGGCTGGAAAACCCCGAGTTCCCCAAGGCCGCGGTGCGCACGCCGGTCCTGCTGGCCTGCGATGCCGCCGACGAGGCGCTTTACATGGAGGAGCGTTTCGGCCCCATCAGCTTCATCGTCAAGACCGCGGGCACCGCGGCCTCGGCGCAGCTGGCCGAGCGCATCATCGCCACCCACGGGGCGCTGACGCTGGGCGTCTATTCCAGCAACGACGCCTTCCTCGATGCCATGACCGAGGTGTCGTGCCGGGCCAAGGTGGCGCTGTCCATCAACCTGACCGGCGGTGTGTTCGTCAACCAGTCGGCGGCCTATTCCGACTACCACGGCACCGGCGGCAACCCGGCGGCCAACGCCTCCTATTCCAACGCCGCCTTCGTCGCCAACCGCTTCTGCGTCGTGCAGCGCCGGTTCCATGTGTGA